TCGCCGGATTCCCACTCGCCCGGCAGCGGATGAAACCGCCGAGCCTGGCCCTGGAAGTAGGCGAAGACGTGAAACGCCCGATCGGGCGCAGCCTCGCGCAGCGCCTGCACCACCAGCTCGGCGTGGGCCGGTGAGCCGAACACCACCACCAGCAGCGACTCGATGTCACCGACACGCTCGCGTGCGACCTCGACCCACTCCTCACGATCGGCCTCCGACACAACCTCGGGAAGCTGGGCAAGCAACACCGTCCCGAACACCCTCTCATCGAGCGGAGCCACCACAACCTCCGACGTAGGCAAGTGCCCCGCCAGACTCACCGCCAACGCGGCCGCATCCACTGCCGAACTGATACGAATCGGTTCCATCACACAAACCCCTTTGGGTCGGTGGGTGAGCTGGTCAGACTCACCCGCTGAAATTTGGACTTACTGCACCTCGAAAACTAGCCGAACCCAGCGACAAAAACACCCCTGGAACAGCGAAAACGTCCCCGGCACAGCCGGTGCCGGGGACGCCGGCAGAAACTGACTCGGCGGCGCCCAGCGGCTACACGCTGGACACCACCAAGTCACGCTCAATCAGGCTGTGCAACTGAGCCTTTTCCAGTGCGGCATGCGCGTGAGCCGAGCAATGCTCGCGCGCGCCCGATCGATCCACTCCGATTGCGCGTCCGGCGCCAGCGCTGACCAGTCCCGCCCGGTCAGCGTCGAGCAGTCCAGCGCCGCGACCGTCTCGACCGGCACCAGAAGGCGCCAGGCCGCCAGACGGAAGACATCGGCGAACTGAGTGTTCACCGGAGGCCACGCCGAACCAGGCATGCACTCGGTAAACGCTTGTGCTGCGGCATCTTCCACCCGCCGCGAAACCGGGTAGTGCCGTGAGCACCGAAACTCGCCACTGTGGATCTCGGATCGGAACTGATTCATGACCGGGCGTCCTCCACGGCGATAAAGGTCTCCACCGGCTCTTTCTGAGCCTCGGCGCGGATATGGCCGCTGAGCTCGTGATACGCAACCTTGTCCGTCCAGCGCCCACCCACGATCGAAGGGATGCTCACGGTCTTCCTGTTCACACGAACGACCCTGTACCACTGGCCGCGACGCTGAACCTGATCACCCTTCGCGATGTCATCGGGCCCGTAGTTCGTTGCTTGCCCCGATGCGATCTGCTCCGCGCGAACTCCCTCCCAATACGAGATCTGATCTGCGCGTTCCTCCATCCGAGCAATAACCGATTCCCGGTAAGCACCCTCGACCGGCGCAGTCTTCTCGACCTGCTTGACTCCCCGCACGACGAACAATGTCCGTTCGTGCCCGTCCAAAAGCCGCTGATCTGCACGCTGGCTCGCCTGCAGCGAGTCGATACGATTCTTGACCGTCTCCGGGTTGTACCGAGCCGACGTCGTCACCGCCGCCGACTCAGCCCGCCGCCGAGCCGCCTTCGCCTCCTCCTCGGCAGCCACGGCCTGCCCGAGCGTGCGATGCGCGGTCTCGATTGCCCGCCGGTGTCGCCTCTCCGAATGGTGCCCCACGTGAATCGGCTCGCCACCCTCCGGAAGCGCATCGTGTGCGCGCCGGTCAGCCTCCCATGCTTGGTCGGCCTGATCGGCTCGTCGCTGCGCCTTGTCTTCGAGTGCAGCGACGCGGCCGGCCTGACGCTCAATCCGATCGGCCTCGACCTCGGCAGTTGGCCGCGCCGTGGCATCGATCTCAATCCGTACCTCGAACCCAGCAGCGCGCAACGCCGCCGCAGTGCTCTCGATCAAGTGCAACTTCGGCGCCCGATCCCGGCTCCCGCGGATACCCCAGGTCCCGAGCGAACGAAACCACCGCCACCCCAGTGCTTTCAACGCCTCGTTCGTACCATCGCCGCGCGACGTCCCCTTTATCAAGGTCCCTTCGG
The genomic region above belongs to Rhodococcus sp. 4CII and contains:
- a CDS encoding DUF3560 domain-containing protein, which produces MIESTAAALRAAGFEVRIEIDATARPTAEVEADRIERQAGRVAALEDKAQRRADQADQAWEADRRAHDALPEGGEPIHVGHHSERRHRRAIETAHRTLGQAVAAEEEAKAARRRAESAAVTTSARYNPETVKNRIDSLQASQRADQRLLDGHERTLFVVRGVKQVEKTAPVEGAYRESVIARMEERADQISYWEGVRAEQIASGQATNYGPDDIAKGDQVQRRGQWYRVVRVNRKTVSIPSIVGGRWTDKVAYHELSGHIRAEAQKEPVETFIAVEDARS